GGTGGTATTGTAAAATGGAGAGATCATTTTCTCAAACCCTAACATGAGCGAAAAAAAAGTTAAAAACATATTTGTTGATGGTTCAATAGCACCTGCTTTTATAGCCGATAGCATTGCCAAGCACAATAGCAAAACAGCTATTGGTGGCCATAGTATTTTTATGGGCCAGGTGAGAAAAGATGAAATTAACGGCAAATTTGTTGCAGCAATTGATTATACCGCATACGAAGACCTCGCGCTTGAAAAAATGCATCAGATCAGGGAAGATATTTTCCAAAAATATCCATTAAACTGTATGCACATTTATCATAGCTTAGGCAGGGTTAAAGCAGGCGAGATCTGCCTCTTCGTTTTTACTTCATCGGCACACCGCAAACCTGCAATAGCAGCCTGTAGTGAAGTAGTAGACCGATTAAAAGCTGAATTACCGATCTGGGGAAAAGAAATATTCGAAGACGAAACCCACCAGTGGAAAGAAAATATTTAATATGGTAAACATCACAAAAAAATCCAATACCTTAAGGATTGCCATTGCAACCGCTACTGTAAAGGTATCGAAACAGGAAACCATTGATGCCGTTGAGCAACGCAAAATTCCCAAAGGTGATGTATTTGAATTTGCCCGTGCAGCAGGATTATTCGGCGTAAAAAAAACAAGCGACGTGATTCCGGATTGTCATCCGCTTCCGATTGAATACACTGCTATTACTTACGAAATTGTGGGTTTAACCATCATTATTAATGTTGAAGTACATACCATTTACAAAACAGGTGTAGAAGTTGAAGCGATGCATGGTGCCTCGGTTACGGCCTTAACCATGTACGATATGTTAAAACCAATTGACAAGGGAGTCGAAATCGAAAATATCAGGTTATTAAAAAAATCGGGAGGAAAATCTGACCTTAAAAATGCGAAATTCCCTGAAATAAAAGCTGCAGTAGTAGTCTGTTCAGACTCTATTTTCGAAAATAAAGCACAGGATAGCGCTGGCAAAGCAATTATTTCGAGGCTCACCCAATGGGAAATCAATGCTGAGAAATATGAAATCGTACCCGACGAAATCAATATCATCCGGAATAAAGCCAGTGAGTTAAGTAAAAGCGGCTATCATCTGATCATTTTTACAGGAGGAACCGGCCTTTCACCACGCGATGTAACTCCTGAAGCCATTGCGCCTTTAATTGACAGGAACATTGAAGGGATTATGGAAGCCGCCCGCCGTTATGGCCAGGAACGCATGCCTTATGCTATGCTTTCGCGTGGTGTAGCAGGTTTTATTGGTGAGACATTGGTGCTTACTTTCCCAGGCTCGAAAGGTGGTGCAGAAGAAAGTATGGATGCGCTTTTCCCACAGGTTTTACATTTGTTTAAGGTTATTAAAGGGGAAAAACATTGATCCTAGACTTTATTAACCAGATTGAAAATCCGGGGCATAGATCAAGATCAACAATATTAAATCTAAACAGCAAAAATATTTTTTGTGATAAAAAATTAAGTCCTACTTTTGCGGCATGTCGTCTAAATATAAGATTTTATACTTTTTCCAGAATTCTGATACTGCTATTCTAGAAATTCAACGTCTTGGTTTGCCCGAGAATGCTGATGCAGAAGCGACCTACCACTGGCTTTACTTTGATAAAATTACAGGCTCTTTGATTAAATTATGGTTCAGATCGATGGATTCTTCTACCGAAATTGAAGAACGCTATTTTGAACAGGGTTATCTTAAATTTAATAAAACAGAGGCTACATACATCGAAAAGCACAATTCTTCGCAACAAAAACTCAATAATATGGGCAATAGAGCTATTGGAGATGAAATAAGTGTTTTATTAGAAAATTATCTGAAATAATTTAAGCCATCTCTGGCAGTTCTGATTCTAAACCAACTTTATTTAGAGGATAACGGGAGGCATGAAAATCCTGAAGCGACTGACAAAAACCAGGGTACCATTCTTGTTTTTGCATACTTTCTAAAAGTTGTGCACAGGCGAGTACATCAGCATCAGCCTGGTGCAGTGCCTGGGCTACAAAATTAACCACATTCCAAATACCTTCCATCATAAAAAACCTAAAGGCAGATAGAATTGCAGACCATTGCAC
The nucleotide sequence above comes from Pedobacter riviphilus. Encoded proteins:
- the moaCB gene encoding bifunctional molybdenum cofactor biosynthesis protein MoaC/MoaB — protein: MVNITKKSNTLRIAIATATVKVSKQETIDAVEQRKIPKGDVFEFARAAGLFGVKKTSDVIPDCHPLPIEYTAITYEIVGLTIIINVEVHTIYKTGVEVEAMHGASVTALTMYDMLKPIDKGVEIENIRLLKKSGGKSDLKNAKFPEIKAAVVVCSDSIFENKAQDSAGKAIISRLTQWEINAEKYEIVPDEINIIRNKASELSKSGYHLIIFTGGTGLSPRDVTPEAIAPLIDRNIEGIMEAARRYGQERMPYAMLSRGVAGFIGETLVLTFPGSKGGAEESMDALFPQVLHLFKVIKGEKH
- a CDS encoding molybdenum cofactor biosynthesis protein MoaE, with amino-acid sequence MSEKKVKNIFVDGSIAPAFIADSIAKHNSKTAIGGHSIFMGQVRKDEINGKFVAAIDYTAYEDLALEKMHQIREDIFQKYPLNCMHIYHSLGRVKAGEICLFVFTSSAHRKPAIAACSEVVDRLKAELPIWGKEIFEDETHQWKENI